Proteins from one Impatiens glandulifera chromosome 2, dImpGla2.1, whole genome shotgun sequence genomic window:
- the LOC124923684 gene encoding uncharacterized protein LOC124923684 — MMMMEMKIVATTCMHLSQSYHHSPSSSSSSSQALASHSHRRRSSVFFWGTNLHRSRKEASNHRSSTRQRTILSRASIASLDTFSDDEFSKRVQEIVTRFHLSQEEESTTESESQSQFESESIRFDRSEISSDPMNTSERIPANIEHKVNRIELPHSIRIIKRKMQWREEEEEEDESAYCSVKKAFSSMVFIIRELHSFTLQMREKLLYEDLQVIILRVQKEMHASFVWLFQQVFSHTPTLMMYVMILLANYSVHSMSANAAIIASPAYEQQEKFSFDSSSVKKFSMISHSSSGNTASIGGNNGGKYRPVANGTEGDGESSGKCDRTEVPNGTSEIEADSTEEEYKQTEILYQMGLAHDPNNALLLANYAQFLYLVSRDYKRSEEYFMKACKVDPVDAEALNKYAIFLWKVKKDLWAAEENYQKAISAEPSNSYYSANYAHFLWNTGGDETCYLLNE, encoded by the exons atgatgatgatggaaaTGAAGATTGTTGCTACGACATGTATGCATTTATCTCAGTCTTATCATCACTCACCGTCTTCTTCTTCGTCGTCGTCGCAAGCCTTAGCTTCTCACAGTCACAGACGCCGGAGTTCTGTTTTCTTTTGGGGAACGAATCTCCACCGCTCCAGAAAAGAAGCCTCTAACCACCGCAGTAGTACAAGACAGAGAACAATATTGTCACGAGCTTCCATCGCAAGTCTGGATACATTTTCAGATGATGAATTTTCCAAACGTGTCCAAGAGATTGTTACGAGATTCCACTTGTcacaagaagaagaatcaacaaCCGAATCAGAATCTCAATCTCAATTTGAATCTGAATCGATTAGATTCGATCGATCGGAGATTTCATCTGATCCGATGAATACATCGGAACGCATTCCGGCAAACATTGAGCATAAGGTAAACAGAATAGAACTCCCTCACTCTATACGGATAATAAAACGGAAGATGCAGTggcgagaagaagaagaagaagaagatgaatcagCTTACTGTTCCGTGAAGAAGGCGTTCTCCTCCATGGTTTTCATCATCCGTGAGCTCCATAGCTTTACTCTCCAAATGAGAGAAAAGCTTCTATACGAAGATCTTCAAGTTATAATCCTTCGCGTACAGAAGGAAATGCACGCCTCATTTGTTTGGCTATTTCAGCAAGTATTTTCCCACACCCCCACTCTAATGATGTACGTTATGATCTTGCTAGCAAATTACAGCGTTCATTCGATGTCTGCCAACGCCGCCATCATCGCATCCCCTGCGTACGAACAGCAGGAGAAATTCAGCTTCGATTCATCATCGGTTAAGAAATTCTCGATGATTTCGCACTCTTCCAGCGGGAATACTGCTTCAATCGGAGGAAACAACGGCGGAAAATACCGGCCGGTTGCTAACGGAACGGAGGGAGACGGCGAATCATCGGGGAAGTGCGATCGGACGGAAGTTCCAAACGGAACGTCGGAGATTGAGGCGGATAGTACGGAGGAGGAGTATAAGCAGACGGAGATCCTTTACCAGATGGGTCTTGCCCATGATCCGAATAATGCTCTCTTACTCGCAAATTATGCTCAGTTTCTTTACCTGGTCTCCCGTGATTACAAAAG ATCGGAAGAGTATTTCATGAAGGCTTGTAAAGTGGATCCTGTGGATGCTGAAGCTCTGAACAAGTATGCAATATTTCTATGGAAGGTGAAAAAGGATCTTTGGGCGGCGGAGGAGAATTATCAGAAGGCAATATCTGCAGAGCCAAGTAATTCTTATTA